A region from the Candidatus Alcyoniella australis genome encodes:
- a CDS encoding HD domain-containing protein codes for MIMVTGEPNYETAAEAVRQGAFDYLAKPLKIRDIRLVVGRAAGMKALQDDKQRLEQQNLEYQRRLESLVDERTVNLRKANEQLKQEISQRKLIEAALHESLEKLGRTVKEIIYAMSLTVEKRDMYTAGHQIRVARIARAIAMELKLDPNSVEGVYMAGMIHDVGKIGVPAEIVLQHHERLDG; via the coding sequence ATGATCATGGTCACCGGCGAGCCGAACTACGAAACCGCGGCCGAGGCCGTGCGTCAAGGGGCCTTCGATTACCTGGCCAAGCCGCTGAAGATCCGCGACATCAGGCTGGTCGTCGGGCGGGCTGCGGGGATGAAGGCCCTGCAGGACGACAAGCAGCGGCTCGAACAACAAAATCTCGAATACCAGCGCAGGCTGGAGAGCCTCGTGGACGAGCGCACGGTAAATCTGCGCAAGGCCAACGAGCAGCTCAAACAGGAAATCTCTCAACGCAAGCTGATCGAGGCGGCACTACACGAATCGCTGGAAAAGCTGGGCCGCACGGTCAAGGAGATCATCTACGCGATGTCCCTGACCGTTGAGAAGCGCGACATGTACACTGCCGGCCATCAGATCCGCGTGGCCCGCATCGCCCGTGCAATCGCGATGGAACTCAAGCTTGATCCCAACAGCGTTGAGGGAGTCTACATGGCTGGAATGATCCACGATGTGGGCAAGATCGGCGTGCCAGCCGAGATCGTACTCCAGCATCACGAGCGGCTCGACGGCTAG
- a CDS encoding response regulator, with translation MIVDDEENLVLSYAEILKKDGHEVFTAMDTQSADSLLEKSAIDVIVLDIYFDGRESGLDLLSRIKIDYPDIGVVMMTGRPSTNNIFQSLQDGIFTFLTKPFEIKELRDAVIGAARQR, from the coding sequence TTGATCGTCGACGATGAAGAGAATTTAGTACTCTCCTACGCCGAAATTCTGAAGAAGGACGGACACGAAGTATTCACGGCAATGGACACCCAATCAGCAGATTCCCTGCTTGAAAAATCGGCTATCGACGTAATCGTGCTTGATATCTACTTTGACGGGCGGGAGAGCGGACTCGATTTACTGTCGAGAATCAAGATCGACTATCCCGACATCGGGGTTGTGATGATGACCGGACGACCCTCGACCAACAACATTTTTCAGTCGTTGCAAGATGGCATTTTTACTTTTTTAACCAAACCGTTCGAAATAAAAGAACTCCGCGATGCGGTAATCGGCGCGGCCAGGCAGCGATAA